The nucleotide window TGTTTGCCGGGCTCGGCAATAGAGGACGTGTGCCTGACTTGCACTTTGTCATCAAAATAGGCGATAGACAGATACCACCGCCGCAACCCGAAATCGTCAAAACCCATCCCGAGTATCTCAAAGTGGTGCTCGATGGTCTCAAGGCTGTGGTTGCCAGTGGTACCGGGGGTGCTACCAGACTGGGTAATGTCGAGGTCGCTGGTAAAACCGGATCTGCCGAGGCCCCACCGGCTGGCAGTAAGACCCACGCCTGGTTTGCTTGCTATGCTCCGGCTGACAAACCGCGCATTGCTATATCAGCCTTTGTCGAACACGGTGGTCACGGTGGTAGTACAGCTGCACCGATGGTCAAACCCATCCTCGAAAAGTTTTTTAGTGTGGCCAGACCAATTACTGATGAGCAAAAGATCAAAGCGGGCGAGGCAGTAGCTCCCCGCTACGGTAAAACCAGTGAGAACAGGCAAGCGGCGCTAATGGTCTATGGACCGAACCAGTTGTGCGTCGGGTGAGGGAGTAAATAGTGAGTGAGCAGAGTGTCACAATCGAGACTGGCGAGAGATTTGATTTAGGCACTTGTGCTGATTGCGGTCACCAAACCTGGTGCGTCAATGGTTATGTATATGTAGATAGCTATGCTCGCGCTGTTTATTATGCTCGATGGACTGACAATCATTTAGAGCATGGGCTTCAAATTCTTTTGAGTATTGGGCAGTGGGGTGAAGGAACCACTGGTGAGTTAAGATTTCGCGTCGGTGTTGAGTGTCGAATAGTAAACAATGGCCCTGGTTTTATGATCGTCAATGCCTCAGATTTACCTTGGAATGACGAGGGCTTCTTGGGCCGGGCATTGACACGGGAGGAGGTACTTTCTGATCCGATTAAGGAGGAAGTATTCTTTATTCTTGACCATCTGATAATTGATGATGACCGTATAGATGACTTTCTCGTTAACGGACAGTTTTCCTGAGGGGGTACCGGATGGGCTTATTGACTAAACGTCGTTTCCTTTTCGTGGGCTATTAACAGTAAAGCACGGTGCTGAATAGCTATTGCCATTTGATTGTGAGGCTGGATACTGAGAGATTGTTGTGTATCGCTGATTGCTGCCCGGTAGTTTTGCATACCTAGATTGGCGTTGGCACGCTCAGCCCAGGCCGCTGGCTCGCTTTGATAAAAGCTCAGGGCCTGGTCCGCATATTTGAGTGCTTCAAGATATTCGCCGCGCTGATTTGCCGCACTGGACAGCCCCAGATAAGTTTCGAGCGATTGACCGTGTACATCGAGCGATTGTTGGAGAGTGGCAGCGGCCTGGGCGTAGGCGCCCTGGTGGAGCTGCTTGAGACCAAGTTGTTCGATTGGCTTGGGTCGATTAGCCCAACCAATCGCGGCCACACAGGTGCATAGAGTTACTGCCAGTAAGAGTTTCTCGGGCAGTGAGCGGGTTTTGATGCCAAATGAGTGCTCTTTGCCGCGTCCAAGTCCATAGGAGTGTGCCAGCTGCCTGTGATCTAACAGTATTTGATGGGGCGGTTTGTCGATGATCTTCATTGCTTCGCCTCTGAGTTAGTGTGGTTTAAAGCTTTATCCAATAGGCAACAATTTGATTATTTGCTGAGCCAGCACCAGATATAGTGCCATAGGGGGGCGCCTTTGCTTTTGCGGTACCATCCATTATTTCTCCAGATTTTGCTTTGCTTGATTTGAGCAAGAGCAACATTGACGGCACCACAACTTGTGGTGTCTTAGACTTCGCCTTTTCTAGCACTTCTTCAGATGACAGTTTGGGTGGCAAAAGTGATCAGCTTGTGATCACTGACAAATTTGACAGTCTTTATATTGGCTACTTTGCCGGTTGTGTTGCGCAATGACCCACACCGTGGCTCTTTTCAGGACTTTTAAATATTCGTTAGATTTCGCATTTCTACATATTCAAAAATCTAGATATATTGTAATTAGATTATTAGCGACGTTCATGGTTTCCTTGTCGTTTGCAGGCAAGCGTTTGCCATGGTTTGGTACGGCTGGTGTCGCTTAATAATGTCGTCGCTGAGTGCAAGCTGGCTAAAAAAACAGAAAAGGCAAAATAAATTCTTCTGTTGCATCGGTGGTGGTGGCACTGATGCCGGTATTGTATTTGGTATCGGTTTTAGACCAAAAGCAGCTCGCTATGCTCGTGCTGAGCAGTCTCCGGGACTCTGTCCTGAGCCCGTGCAAAGACCTTTGCATATGCGTAGTATATAAACTCGTTGGAATGGACAAAGGATCAATACTTGTAGATAATAAGATCCTCTTTTCATTTTGGTGTCATCTTGCACCTCCAGGCTTAAGGAGCTTTCATAAATGATTCAGCCTCAAGCGCTTAATGACGGGCCGACCTCCAACATGCCTGTCAACGCCGAAGACTTTAGCGACTTACTGGAAGGGGACAATGGCAATATGTTTAGCGCTCAGGACATGATTATGGCGATAGCGCAGGGACAGCAAGCTGTGGACAATATCGCCGCCGATACCACTAGCTCTATCGCCGATTGTGCTATTGAGTCTCAAAGTTTTGATGCCAGCCCAGAGGCTGACGTCACTCAGTCTGCCAGCGACAGTGCTGCCGAGCTGGCTGCCAGCACTATAGTTGGTGCTGACGACCGCGTATCGCGTCAAGATCTGGTCAATTTGCTCGAAGGCTTTGTTGGTGTGCTCAAGGCTGAGCCAGCTGCCAACTCGGGCACGGCCATAGAGGCTGCTCGCGAATTTAGTGTAGCCATAGTTAACTCTCCCAAATTGGAAGAAGCCCAGGTCAATGATCGCACTCAAGAGATTGAGAGTCTGCGTAACCTGGTCATCGAAGCCCAGGATACGATTATCAAACTGCTCACCGATAGAGTAGAAGATAGAGCCAAGATTGCCGCCCTGCAAACTCAGGTCACGCTATTGCCTGACTTGCAAGCCCAGGCTGATAGAGCCATGGCTGCTGCTAACAAAACTGAAGACTACAAAAACGAACTGACCAAAATCAAGTTTGAAATGGACCGTTTCAAGCTCTTCCGGGTGCGCACTGAAGAACAAAATAACATGACTCTGTGGGCTCGCCTGCGCCGCTGGGTGATGCGCAGACCTGCCGCTCCAGTCGATTAAGGACCAAATACAGCGCAGTCTTTAAGCTTGCTTTTGAGTCTAGCTGCGCCCATTTCGGTCACTCTTGTATCTCTCAACTCGAGGTGCTCGAGGGTAGCCAGATCACTGAGGTTGCTCACACCGTTATCGGTGATTTTTGTGCCATTTAAAAATAGTACTTTGATGCTCTTTGACTGAGCCAGTGGAGCCAGTGCTGCGTCTGTTATCTCGGTATCGTTGAGATAAAGAGTGGTTAGCTTGGTCAGCTTGGCTAGATCTGCTGCTGCTTTGTCGCTTACTTTGCTAAAGGAGAGGTCCAACTCGTCCACCTCTGGCAGTACCTCCACAAGGAGGGCGACAGCTGGGTCAGCAATGGTTGAGGGCAGATGCAGCCTTTTGAGCGTTTTAAATTGGCTCAAATGCTTCAGACCGTGCTCACTGATAGCCGTGCTCTTAAGCGCTAGAGTGGTCAGCTTGGGTAGTTTAGCCAGTTTATCCAGCTGCTCGTCGCGGATAGACGAGCCTGTCAGCCAGAGAGTCTCTATAGTGCTCAGACCACCGACTATATCCAGGTCGGCTTGACCAACAGTGGCAAAATCCAGACGCATTTCGACGAGCGGACTGGCTGTCACTGCTTTGAGCACGCCAGTATTAAAGCTGCACATGGAAAAATCAGCAGAAGTAAGCTGGTTGAGCGACTCCTGTACTTTAGCGGTTTCTTTGTCATTAAAATCATATGAAAAGGCCAGTCCCAGGAGCTGTTCCTTGTCCATTTTGAGATTGACTTGCCCGGCCGCTTGACCGACCCAGGTCTTGGAATGGGGAAATTGATTGCCTGCAAAGTACAGATTTCCCGCAGATCTCGCCAGGGGGAAGCTGAGTTTCACATCCTGCATACTGCAATTCCTACTTTTTTAACTAATATAGTGACTTTTATGGGGGAAACCGTGTCGCCATATTCTATAGGTTTGGCTACCCTGATTGTACTGGGGCAAGCCATACGTAACATTTGCTTGATTCCCCGGTCTCTCCTCCAACTCCCTGGGCTAAACATATACTTATGACCGAATTTGACGACGGCTATGATAGCCGCTCTTTTAGAGATCCTGGACGCGATATGGACAATATGGTGGCTCAAAATGCCATCAACATAATGCAACAGATGGGCGTGGATTTTGCTCCGCGCAATCAAAGAGTCAACCAGGACTGGCAGCGTCAGGACGATTTTTATAGTCAGGCAAATGGCAATGGCGATTATCGCTATAGCCAAAATCAGGGACCTGTGGACTGGCAGGATGATGGACGGGGACGCTCTCAGGCTTTTTATGGTCAAGAGCAGGAAGTTTATAGAGATGATCCAGCTTACTCTCAGGCTGTTTACCGGCCTGATGACGCTAGACGTCCCGAAATGACCCAGGTGGCTCAGCGTGAATATAGTGCCGAAAGACCGCAGGCGCCAGGGCAGTGGACTCGATACGATTTTGCCGCCTTTGAAAGTCTCAATCAAGCCACTAGTCGGCTGGAAGGGCGCTCTATTAAAGAGTTTGACCGCAATATCGATCCCGATGTCGGTTGTGCTCGTAGTGTCAGCCAGGCCTTAAGTGACGCCTATGGCTACAATATCCGCGAGGTAAATGTGCGTAAGTTGGAAGGCACATTGAGAGGTCTTGGTTTTACCGAAGTAAGCACTAGAGACATCAAACCTTCCGATGTCATACTCGCTTATCGCGCCAATACCGATTATTCTCATTCGGCTATTTATATGGGTAATGGCCAGATTTTTAATAATGACAGCGAGCTGGGCATTATGCGTCGCCAATCTATAGATAAGTTCAATTCGGCCGAGTTTAAGCGCTTTGTTATTTTGCGCAGACCACCGGAAGTACCAGCGCTTTTGCGCTGATACAAAAAGTGATTTGATGTGCTAGCTTTTGCTGATGGGCAAAAGTCTAAATCTCTGTGGTGCTCTCCTCTGGATGCTTGCCTTTGTCTGGCAACTTAACTGGACGCTACCTGCCTGCGCTCAACAAACCTGTAATCCACTAGATCCAAATAGTCCCTGTAATTTGCGCAACGGTTTTGGTGATGGTATTGATGCCACTGAAGGCGGTAGTGTATTGGACGGCACAAGCGACATCGAGCAAGTCGATAGCATCATTTTTGTGCCAACTGACGTGATTCGTCCCTTCTTTCAAAATATTGAAGAAGGCGAAAATGAGTACCAGTCAGTCAAACCATTTGGCTCAATCAAAGAGCCTGGCGACGCCTCGCCGCTCAAAGACGATCCAGATCATACTGGCTGGAGTCTCATAACTGGAGTGAGAGCAGCGTCGCTACTAGAGTTTGGTCTTGGTAAAGGGCGAGTATTGGCTAGCTCTACAGCTCCTGTAAAACTGGCTGACGGTGCTTATCGCCTCGGTCCTGGCGTTAGTTTGATAGCAGCCGATAAGCTCAGTCATCAGTCTACTTTTAAGACCATTTATGGCGAAATAGTACTGCCGCAAAATACTGAAGCTGTGGTGGAAGTTTGTGATGACTGTCTCAGGGTATTTAACCTGACAGCGCTTAAAGAGCCACTTTTGCTCTATGTGCCAGTAAGGGTGCCGGCTGTGCAGAGACAGGCTATTACAAGTATGGCTGGCACTGAGCTAGTTGTATCGCGAGACATTATCCACGAGCACCAGCTCCTGGTCGAGGACGAAGTGGCCAGGCGCAATCTCACTAAGATTGCCGATAACTACGGTGTGTGCGAATTTAGCGTGGAAACTCTCTTTAGTCGTTCGGATTATCTCTCGCCAATACTCAAGCAGCTGCCACCACGGCTCAAAGCAGAGCTCATGAATAAATGGTCTAAAGTGGCAGCAGTGCTGTCTTTTACCCATGGGCGCAATGGTTTTATGTTAGTCAAAAAATAAGAAGGGGCACTGTATTTAGTGCCCCTCTCATTTAGATATTTTCTGGTTTTTTCTTGCCATCCATAGGCACGTCTACCAGCGCTGGTTCTTCCAATTTTTTAAATATTGGTCCAGTATTGCGCACCTTTTGACCACTGGGGATAAGATCAAAAAATCCATCTGGTCTCTCGTTATCGCCAATTACTTCCAGTGCATCATCATGACCTAGTTGCCACCAGATATCAGAAGCAAATTTGGGAGCAAAGGGATAAATCATAAAGGCGATGCGGCGCAGCATCTCTACTGATGTATAGAGCACTTCACTGCCTTCTTTGACTTTGCCTTCTTTAAACTGCTTCCATGGGGCTTCGTCATTGACATACTTGTTGGTTTGATCGGCAATGGCCATAAAGGTTTCGATTGCTTTGGCAAATTCCAGTTTGGCCATGCAGCTGTCATAAACTGCATGCAGACTGTTGGCTTTTTCTCTCAGGTCATGCTCGGGACTGGCCTTAGGTATGAGACCGTCACAGTTGCGCTCAATCAGAGTGAGAGTGCGGTTAAGCAAATTGCCGATATTGTTAGCGAGGTCGGCATTTACTCTCGGTACAAAGTCAGCGAGACTAAAGTCACCGTCTTGATCAAATGAGTTGGCACAAAGCAGGTAATAGCGCACAGCGTCAGCACCGTAGTGCTCTACCAGTTTGTTTGGATCGATAACATTACCCAGTGATTTTGATAATTTTTGACCCTCTACTGTGATAAAGCCATGGGCAAAAATCTGCTTGGGCAATGGGATACCAGCAGCCATCAAAAAGGCGATCCAGTAAATACTATGAAACTTGGTGATATCTTTGCCGATAAGATGCAAGTCGGCTGGCCAGTATGTCTTAAACTGCTCATCGTCAGTAAGATAGCCAACTCCAGTGATGTAATTGGTGAGGGCATCCATCCAAACATAGATGACTTGATCATCATCGCCAGGGATAGCAATACCCCAGGAGAGACTCTTGCGTGAGCGCGATACGCTAAAGTCACCGAGTTCGGGATCGTTTAGCTGGTTCAATACTTCTTTGCGACGACCATCTGGTCTGACCACTTCCGGATTTTTTTCGAGCCACTCTTTTATTTGTGGTTTGTACTTGGTCAGCTTAAAAAAGTAGTTGTCTTCGGCCAGTACTTTAGGTGCTTTTTTGTGAGTGGGGCAATTACCTTGCTCGTCTAGATCGCGCTCTCTGACAAAGTCTTCACAACCTTCGCAATAAAGACCGTTGTAAGTAGACTTGTAGATATCGCCCTGTTCTTTGAGCTTGGCAAATAGATGCTGTACTACTTTGGCGTGACGACTCTCGGTGGTGCGAATAAAGTAGTCAAATGACAAATTGAGATTGCGCCACGATTTTTCGAAGGTGGAGCTGATTTGATCGCAAAGGCAATCGGTGTCATACCGGCTGCTTCAGCCGATTTTTCGACTTTTGAGCCGTGCTCGTCGACACCGGTAAGGAAGAAAACGTTGGCCCCGTTCAGTCTGTGATAACGAGCCACCACATCGGCTGCTATCTTTTCGTAGGCATGACCAATGTGCGGAGCGGCATTAACGTAGTCGATGGCTGTTGTGACATAGAACTTTTTCATGGAGAGCGCCAAATCCTATACAATATTGATGCTGTAGTCGGTCAATCATAATACAGACCGAGCTGGTTGCCTCAGCCATGTAAGTATATGTAGCCACAGGCAGTGTTAAATAAGTCAGAGAGGTCGGGAAGATGAAAAAGGGTTCCAAAAAGCGGGAAAGCAACTTCGAATCTTTCAATCCACTTGAGAACAAAAAGGTTTTACTCGGTGTAAGTGGCGGTATTGCTGCTTACAAAGCTTGCGATATCGCCTCCATGTTGCGCCGGGCTGGTGCTGACGTGCACGCTGTGCTCACTCCCAACGCCAAAGAGTTTATTACTCCTTTGTCTTTGACCACCATAACCCGCAATCAGACTCATTGTGAGCAATATGGGCCGAGTGCTGATTGGCGTCCTGAGCATATCGATCTGGCTAAAAAGTGCGATTTGATTTTGATTGCTCCAGCTACCGCTGACTTAATTGCCAAGCTTGCCACTGGTATCTGTGATGACCTTTTGACAACAATGGTCTTGGCCAGTCAGGCAAAAGTAATGATTGCCCCAGCCATGAATCCTGTGATGTTGCAACATCCAGCCACTCAATACAATCTCTCAGTCCTCGAAAACCGCTACCGTTACGACATCATCCCGCCAGAATACGGCGAAGTCGCTTGTGGTGATGTCGGCGTCGGCAAAATGGCCAGTGTCGAAACCATCATCGCTGCTGTGGCCAGCCGCTTGCTTGTACACCGTACACTGGCTACTAAACGTCTAATAGTGACTGCTGGTGGCACCAGAGAGCCTATCGATCCGGTCCGCTTTATTGGTAACCGCTCATCTGGCAAGATGGGCATAGCCATGGCAGATGCCGCTCACAGCCGTGGTGCTGAAGTCACCCTGGTATCTACTGTCAACATCGAAAGAGCCTATCCAGTAGTGGTAGTTGAGACTGCTCAAGAGATGCAAGAAGCTGTAGAAGCCGAGTTTGATAGTTGTGACGCGCTGGTTATGACCGCTGCTGTAGCTGACTTTAGACCACTGGCAGTAAGCAGCCACAAAATCAAAAAGACCGATAGCGAGGACATCGTCCTGGAGCTAACTAAAAACCCTGACATCATCGACTTGCTTGGTCGTGTCAAGCGCAAAGATCAGGTCATTGTTGGCTTTGCTGCTGAGTCTGAGGCCCTTTTGTCCAATGCTGCCAGTAAGCTCAAGCGCAAAAACCTCGATATGATTGTTGGCAACGATATTTCGGTGCCTGACATTGGGTTTGGCTCAGATGACAATGCCGTTGTAATCATGTCCGCCGACGGCACCCGCGAAAACCTGCCGCGCATGCCCAAGCGGGCCATTGCCGAGCATATTTGCGATTTACTTTCGGAGCGCTTCCAAGTGCTCGAATCAGAACCTGTCGTCTAAACAAAAGATAGACAAAAGTGCACAAATCGAGCTACTTAGCAAGCTTGATGATATACTCACATGTTTGGATGTAACCGGAGTGATGTTCATGGGCAGAGCCGATAATCGCGAAATTCAAATCGTAGCTAAAGAAGATAGTCAGTGGGGCTACTGGCTCACAGGGCTGGTTGTCGGGGCTGTTGGTGGGGCTACACTGGCCTTCCTTACTGCACCAAAGTCTGGCACCGAGTTGCGCGGCAGTTTGCAGCGCTCCGCCAAAAATGTGCCTGAGCGCATGAGCGAAGTGGTTGATGATTCTCTCGACCTTTACGCTTCATTCCTCAATTACTGCCAGTTGACTCTAGAAGAGCAAACTTTGCGTTTTAAAAGAGCAGTTGCCGCAGGCAAACTGGCCGCTGCCAAAAAACGTGAAGAAATCGAATTTGGTGGCAGCTCACAATTGCCTTTTCAGCACAGATAAGTATTCGGCGCTAACTCACAGTTGAGTTAATCAGAGATAAAGGACTTTATAGTGGAACAACTCTCAAGCAGCCTGAATATTCTGGTGGCTGTCTCTCTAATTTTTCTTGCTGTCTCACTGATGGCTGTCAGTATGCCTCTTATGTCCATGGTCAAGCAATCTGAGCGCACACTCAGTGCTCTCGAGCGTTTGCTTGGCACAGTCGACAGAGAGCTTGGACCGACCCTCAAACAGGTTGATGCTCTGCTTGGCACCGTTATTGAGCTCAAAGGTAAGGCCGAGCGCTCCATTGGCGATGTATCTGGCAAAGTCGGAGACGTCACCGGCGGTATCACTAAAGCAGCTGACCAGTATAAAAAACAATCTTCGGTTGTTGGTGCCGGTTTTATGGCAGGCTTGAGAGCCTATCTCGAGCCCAAAAAAGATCGCAACAAAGAATCAAGAACTTTGTCAGAAGTGAGCAAGTAAGTATTTAGATCTAAAAGATTTTGGGTAACCAGTAAGTAGCTAGAAAGTTTGGAAGTTTAAGGTAGAGGTTTATATGAGTAGATTTTTTGAAGGTTTAGTAGTGGGCGGAGTGCTCGGATATATTGTCGGCATCCTTTCAGCTCCTAAGTCTGGTGCAGATCTTCGTCGGCAGATTGCAGACAATTCCGAAGATCTCTACAAACAAGCATCCGATTCGCTTACTGACATAAAAGAAAAGACCGGCACCACCATTAGCGATTTGCAAACAAAGAGCAATGATGTCATCAAAAAAGCTAGCGACAGCGTTGCTGGCACCAAAGACCAGATTGCACACAAGCTCCAGGAGCTGGCTGGTCAGGGCAAGCAAGTAATGGTTGATGACGTCGAAAACGCTGCTAGCGGCGGCTAATTTTTAATTGGAGAGGCAACTGTATCGTCTCAACCGGGCCATCGCTATGTGCGGACTGGCCAGCAGGCGCAAAGCGGATGAGCTTATCGCCAGTGGTCTTGTGCGCGTAAACGGCAAAAAAGTTGTCGACTTTAATACGATGGTGGATTTGGAGCAAGATAAGCTCGTGGTGGATGGCTACAAAGCCGAGCCACTGGTGCTCGACTACATCGTCATGAATAAGCCCAAAGGTGTGGTCACCACATGCTTTGACGATCAAGGTCGCAAGATAGTGCTGGACCTTTTGCCTCCCGAATTAAGACACCTCAAGCCCGTCGGTCGTCTAGATACAGACTCCGAGGGGCTTTTGCTCCTTACCAATGACGGCAATCTGGCTAAAGCCTTGACCCATCCCAGTCACGATGTGCCCAAGCTCTACGAAGTTACTGTCAAAGGCAAAGTCCTTGCTGAACACATTGAAACACTCTCATCTGGCGTGCGGTTGTCAGAAGGTGTTACGCGCGCGGCAAGAGTAAGCAAAATTTCTGCAAATTCATTTGAATCAACACTCAGAATCGAGATATTTGAAGGGCGAAACCGGCAAATCAGGCGCATGTGCGCTAAGGTGGGATTACCGGTAACGAGGTTGGTCAGGGTTGCCATTGGTGGGTTACAATTGAAGCACCTGGAGCCAGGTTACTGGCGTCATTTATCGGATAACGAGTTGTCTTCACTGTACAGGCAGTCCAGCAAACAACAAACCAAAAAATAAATTGCATTAGTACAAAAAATAGGACTGTAAACGGTGAGCACTGCCACGATGTCTCTAGAGCAGATAGGTCAAAAACTCAAATCCGCGCGTGAAATGCAAGGTCTAAGTCTTGGTCAGGTCTACGACCGCACCAAAATCCCCATGAGTTCACTGGAAGCAATTGAGACAGGTCGCGGCGATGACTTGCCAGAGCCAGTGTATGTTGCTGGTTTTATCAAACGCTATGGCGACATGCTGGGTCTATCCGGTCAGGCACTGGCAGATGAATACAAAAAAGCCGGTCAGTCCATGGACAATGCACGCTCCGGACTGTTTGGTATGGGCAAAGGCGGTGGTCGCGAAGTGCCACCCGCACCAATGACCTATGTCACCAAAAGCCGCGTCGAATCAGAAGCACCGAGTTTTACCCGCACATTCTTTTATCCTAGTTTATTGCTAGTGGCAGTACTGGCCTCTGTCTGTGGACTGATTGCCTGGAATCAAAGCCAGCTCAATAGCCAGGACCCTGGTGTACTGGCGCTGCGCGACTCAGCTACACGCTACAACGCTGCTGGCAATCAAGTACCAGTCCAGCCCAATCAATTGCCTGCTGCCAATGTGGCTACTACTCAAGCTGCTCCAGTCGAAGCAAAAGTGGCATTGTCAGCCACTCAGCACGTATGGGTCGAAGTTAAGGCTGTCTCATCCGGTGCATCGCTCTTTACTGGTTATCTAGAGAGCGGTGACAAAAAAGAATACACTGATCCTCAGGGAGTGACAGTCAGAGCCGGTAACGGCGGATCACTCACCGTAGAAAATCAAGGCAAATCGGAAGTATTTGGCGCTCCTGGTAAAGTCAGAGAATTTACCTATATGGCTCCTGTACCGCAGGTAACACAAGTTGCCACTGACACTACTGGTCAAACAGGCACAACGCCTGTAAAGCCTGTTACAAATGTAAAGAGGCCCGTTGTCCGCCGCACTACTGGCGAAACCGGCTCCAGTCCTGTCAGACGCCCCCGTCGTGTGGATGATGGCGGCACCAGAGACATACCTGGCGCAACTGGTGGCCGATCTATAGATGTACCTTACAGATACAATGATGGTCGTCTTGATAACGACTAATCTGCTGATACTCTAGTTGTCAGTGCATTGCTGGAGGTTTTAATGCGTAACCCCAAAATCGGGGTGGTATCACTTGGCTGTCCAAAGAATGCCACAGATACTGAAGTCATGCTCGGTCTCT belongs to Candidatus Obscuribacter sp. and includes:
- a CDS encoding methionine--tRNA ligase, with the translated sequence MSSTFEKSWRNLNLSFDYFIRTTESRHAKVVQHLFAKLKEQGDIYKSTYNGLYCEGCEDFVRERDLDEQGNCPTHKKAPKVLAEDNYFFKLTKYKPQIKEWLEKNPEVVRPDGRRKEVLNQLNDPELGDFSVSRSRKSLSWGIAIPGDDDQVIYVWMDALTNYITGVGYLTDDEQFKTYWPADLHLIGKDITKFHSIYWIAFLMAAGIPLPKQIFAHGFITVEGQKLSKSLGNVIDPNKLVEHYGADAVRYYLLCANSFDQDGDFSLADFVPRVNADLANNIGNLLNRTLTLIERNCDGLIPKASPEHDLREKANSLHAVYDSCMAKLEFAKAIETFMAIADQTNKYVNDEAPWKQFKEGKVKEGSEVLYTSVEMLRRIAFMIYPFAPKFASDIWWQLGHDDALEVIGDNERPDGFFDLIPSGQKVRNTGPIFKKLEEPALVDVPMDGKKKPENI
- a CDS encoding YtxH domain-containing protein, which encodes MGRADNREIQIVAKEDSQWGYWLTGLVVGAVGGATLAFLTAPKSGTELRGSLQRSAKNVPERMSEVVDDSLDLYASFLNYCQLTLEEQTLRFKRAVAAGKLAAAKKREEIEFGGSSQLPFQHR
- a CDS encoding helix-turn-helix domain-containing protein; the protein is MSTATMSLEQIGQKLKSAREMQGLSLGQVYDRTKIPMSSLEAIETGRGDDLPEPVYVAGFIKRYGDMLGLSGQALADEYKKAGQSMDNARSGLFGMGKGGGREVPPAPMTYVTKSRVESEAPSFTRTFFYPSLLLVAVLASVCGLIAWNQSQLNSQDPGVLALRDSATRYNAAGNQVPVQPNQLPAANVATTQAAPVEAKVALSATQHVWVEVKAVSSGASLFTGYLESGDKKEYTDPQGVTVRAGNGGSLTVENQGKSEVFGAPGKVREFTYMAPVPQVTQVATDTTGQTGTTPVKPVTNVKRPVVRRTTGETGSSPVRRPRRVDDGGTRDIPGATGGRSIDVPYRYNDGRLDND
- the coaBC gene encoding bifunctional phosphopantothenoylcysteine decarboxylase/phosphopantothenate--cysteine ligase CoaBC; translated protein: MKKGSKKRESNFESFNPLENKKVLLGVSGGIAAYKACDIASMLRRAGADVHAVLTPNAKEFITPLSLTTITRNQTHCEQYGPSADWRPEHIDLAKKCDLILIAPATADLIAKLATGICDDLLTTMVLASQAKVMIAPAMNPVMLQHPATQYNLSVLENRYRYDIIPPEYGEVACGDVGVGKMASVETIIAAVASRLLVHRTLATKRLIVTAGGTREPIDPVRFIGNRSSGKMGIAMADAAHSRGAEVTLVSTVNIERAYPVVVVETAQEMQEAVEAEFDSCDALVMTAAVADFRPLAVSSHKIKKTDSEDIVLELTKNPDIIDLLGRVKRKDQVIVGFAAESEALLSNAASKLKRKNLDMIVGNDISVPDIGFGSDDNAVVIMSADGTRENLPRMPKRAIAEHICDLLSERFQVLESEPVV
- a CDS encoding rRNA pseudouridine synthase; this encodes MERQLYRLNRAIAMCGLASRRKADELIASGLVRVNGKKVVDFNTMVDLEQDKLVVDGYKAEPLVLDYIVMNKPKGVVTTCFDDQGRKIVLDLLPPELRHLKPVGRLDTDSEGLLLLTNDGNLAKALTHPSHDVPKLYEVTVKGKVLAEHIETLSSGVRLSEGVTRAARVSKISANSFESTLRIEIFEGRNRQIRRMCAKVGLPVTRLVRVAIGGLQLKHLEPGYWRHLSDNELSSLYRQSSKQQTKK
- a CDS encoding YtxH domain-containing protein, with amino-acid sequence MSRFFEGLVVGGVLGYIVGILSAPKSGADLRRQIADNSEDLYKQASDSLTDIKEKTGTTISDLQTKSNDVIKKASDSVAGTKDQIAHKLQELAGQGKQVMVDDVENAASGG
- a CDS encoding class I tRNA ligase family protein produces the protein MKKFYVTTAIDYVNAAPHIGHAYEKIAADVVARYHRLNGANVFFLTGVDEHGSKVEKSAEAAGMTPIAFAIKSAPPSKNRGAISICHLTTLFAPPRVVTPK